A genomic segment from Gracilinanus agilis isolate LMUSP501 chromosome 1, AgileGrace, whole genome shotgun sequence encodes:
- the MAF1 gene encoding repressor of RNA polymerase III transcription MAF1 homolog isoform X2 has translation MFRPISDSSPISAHRMLELKRIESYSCKMAGDDKHMFKQFCQEGRPHVLEALSPPQTSGLSPSRLSKSQGGEDEGPLSDKCSRKTLFYLIATLNESFRPDYDFSTAKSHEFSREPSLNWVVNSVNCSLFSAVREDFTALKPQLWNAVDEEICLSECDIYSYNPDLDSDPFGEDGSLWSFNYFFYNKRLKRIVFFSCRSISGSTYTRLEAGHELDMDLGEEEEEEEEERGGSSSEGAAEETSTMEDRLQVICM, from the exons gaTCGAGAGTTACTCCTGTAAGATGGCAGGTGACGACAAGCACATGTTCAAGCAGTTCTGCCAGGAGGGCCGGCCCCATGTGTTAGAGGCTCTGTCACCCCCCCAGACCTCTGGTCTCAGCCCCAGCAG GCTGAGCAAGAGCCAGGGAGGGGAAGATGAAGGGCCACTGAGTGATAAGTGCAGCCGAAAGACCCTCTTCTACCTGATTGCTACTCTCAATGAGTCCTTCCGGCCTGATTATGACTTCAGCACCGCCAAGAGCCACGAGTTCAGCCGGGAACCTAGCCTCAACTGG GTGGTGAATTCAGTAAATTGCAGCCTGTTCTCTGCAGTTCGAGAGGACTTTACTGCTCTGAAGCCCCAGCTCTGGAATGCAGTAGATGAAGAGATTTGCCTATCTGAGTGTGATATCTACAG CTACAATCCTGACCTGGACTCTGACCCCTTTGGTGAAGATGGCAGCCTCTGGTCCTTCAACTACTTTTTCTACAACAAGCGGCTCAAACGCATAGTGTTCTTCAGCTGCCGATCAATCAG CGGCTCTACCTACACTCGATTAGAGGCTGGCCATGAATTGGACATGGActtgggagaagaggaagaggaggaggaagaagagagaggggggagcaGCAGTGAGGGAGCAGCTGAGGAGACCAGCACCATGGAAGACAG GCTCCAGGTGATCTGCATGTGA